A genomic segment from Nitrospirota bacterium encodes:
- a CDS encoding sugar phosphate nucleotidyltransferase, producing MGDAEGATVRCGIVLAGGDGRRLQAFVRRLRGDALPKQYVDFTGTGSLLEHTFRRAERLIPSRRLFTVVSRDHLAFPEVWRQLADRPGGSVVVQPENMDTAPGLLLPLVSICRVYGDATVAVFPSDHAIANDEAFMAQVDRAYEAVERQSSRIVLLAVPPIGPAADFGYVLPGPADSDGVCSVTRFVEKPGPVRAAELIERGGLWNTFVMVFRASVLWEYVREVAPVLAGAFRRLAVSTGTPAEVDDVYRTVQPLNFSSTFLRRLPGLTRPALAVIPVRGAGWTDCGVEARLQEVIDSASAAPLPLCA from the coding sequence ATGGGCGACGCGGAGGGAGCCACGGTGCGCTGCGGAATTGTGTTGGCGGGGGGAGACGGGCGGCGATTGCAGGCGTTCGTGCGACGGTTGCGAGGCGACGCGTTGCCCAAGCAGTACGTTGACTTCACGGGGACCGGCTCGCTGCTCGAACACACCTTCCGTCGCGCCGAGCGCCTCATCCCGTCGCGCCGTTTGTTCACCGTGGTCAGTCGCGATCACTTGGCGTTCCCCGAAGTGTGGCGACAACTGGCGGATCGTCCGGGCGGGAGCGTGGTGGTGCAGCCCGAAAACATGGACACGGCGCCCGGGCTGCTCTTGCCGCTGGTCAGTATCTGCCGGGTGTACGGAGACGCGACGGTGGCGGTGTTTCCCTCGGACCATGCGATCGCGAACGACGAGGCGTTTATGGCGCAGGTCGATCGCGCCTACGAGGCGGTCGAGCGCCAGTCGTCTCGTATCGTACTGCTAGCGGTCCCGCCGATCGGTCCCGCGGCGGACTTCGGGTACGTGTTGCCCGGACCTGCGGACTCGGACGGCGTGTGCAGCGTGACGCGGTTCGTGGAAAAGCCCGGGCCTGTTCGGGCCGCGGAACTGATCGAGCGCGGCGGGCTGTGGAACACGTTCGTGATGGTCTTTCGCGCCAGCGTGTTGTGGGAGTATGTGCGGGAAGTGGCTCCGGTGCTCGCCGGGGCGTTCCGTCGCCTCGCGGTCAGCACAGGAACGCCCGCCGAGGTCGACGACGTATACCGAACCGTCCAGCCGCTGAATTTCTCGTCGACCTTTCTTCGGCGGCTCCCCGGGCTCACGCGTCCCGCGCTCGCGGTCATCCCGGTCCGCGGAGCGGGGTGGACCGACTGCGGGGTGGAGGCGAGGCTGCAGGAGGTGATTGATAGTGCCTCCGCGGCTCCGCTCCCGCTCTGCGCCTAG
- a CDS encoding AEC family transporter: protein MFDICNDSRRVELTVFGVLAQTAALIAFGAAWRALKPWGVDPNTARRVLSGLVYVLFLPALVLDVLWRAPLGADALRVATVAAIGVVAGLTAGWGWYRVRPSPRGSTGALLLAAAFGNVTYLGLPVLESAFGPWARSVAIQYDLFACTPLLLTVGILVARAHGRSEDAEHPLLGLAKVPALWSALAAVGLGAFHVPIPDPVGDGLGRLAGGVVPLMLISIGLALEWPKDWAERMPAVVPVLLIRFLIAPLVVWGAAGLVGLHGDLLGAVVLEAAMPSMVLGVVICDRYGLDTARYAMTVTASTLASVVVLPVWHYLIV, encoded by the coding sequence TTGTTTGATATTTGCAACGATTCGCGACGCGTCGAGCTGACCGTGTTCGGCGTGTTGGCGCAAACCGCGGCACTGATCGCGTTCGGTGCGGCGTGGAGAGCGCTCAAGCCGTGGGGAGTCGATCCGAACACGGCGCGGCGCGTGCTGAGCGGCTTGGTCTACGTGCTGTTCCTCCCCGCCTTGGTGCTCGATGTGTTGTGGCGGGCGCCGCTGGGCGCGGACGCGCTCCGTGTGGCGACGGTGGCGGCGATCGGCGTGGTCGCGGGCTTGACCGCGGGTTGGGGGTGGTACCGCGTGCGACCGTCGCCGCGTGGCAGCACCGGCGCGCTGTTGCTGGCCGCCGCGTTCGGCAACGTGACCTACCTGGGGCTCCCGGTGCTGGAGAGCGCGTTCGGGCCTTGGGCGCGCAGCGTGGCCATCCAGTATGACCTGTTTGCGTGCACGCCGTTGTTGTTGACCGTGGGCATCCTGGTCGCGCGGGCCCACGGCCGGTCGGAGGACGCTGAACACCCGTTGCTGGGCTTGGCCAAGGTGCCGGCGCTGTGGAGCGCGCTCGCGGCGGTCGGGCTCGGCGCCTTCCACGTACCGATTCCGGATCCGGTCGGCGACGGGCTCGGCCGGCTCGCCGGCGGCGTGGTGCCGCTCATGCTCATCTCGATCGGTTTGGCGCTGGAGTGGCCCAAAGACTGGGCCGAACGGATGCCGGCGGTTGTTCCGGTCCTGCTGATCCGTTTCCTGATCGCGCCGCTGGTGGTCTGGGGTGCGGCCGGGTTGGTGGGACTTCACGGTGACCTGCTGGGCGCCGTGGTCTTGGAGGCGGCGATGCCGAGCATGGTGCTGGGCGTAGTGATTTGCGATCGCTACGGGTTGGACACCGCCAGGTACGCCATGACCGTGACGGCCTCGACGCTGGCGAGCGTCGTCGTGCTGCCGGTTTGGCATTATCTCATCGTCTAG